The Bremerella cremea sequence CGGTCGGAGTGGAGGCGGTGCTTATAGCTGGTGGGTGGCCGCGTTAGACGATCGTATCAAGGCCGCCGTTCCCGTCGCAGGCGTTACCGATCTGAAGAACCATGTAGTTGACAACTGTGTCGAAGGGCACTGCGATTGCATGTACTGGGTCAACACCTATCAGCACGACTATACGCTGCTACCGGCCTTGGTAGCCCCTCGTCCACTCATGATTGGCAACACCGATCGCGATGGCATCTTCCCGCTCGACGGCGTGAATCGTTGCTACTTTGCAGCTCGTGACATTTATGAACTTTACGGCAAAGCTCCTAACTTGGCCCTCACCATTACGCCAGGGCCTCACAAAGACACGCAGCAGCTTCGCATCCCTGCGTTTCACTGGCTCCGAGAACACCTGCAAGGCGAATCTCCTCCGATCACCGATGTCGCGTTGCCCCTGTTCACACCGCAAGAATTGCAGGTATTCACCAAGTTGCCAGTCGACGAAATCAATACCACCATCGACGAAACCTTCGTAGCAGTCGCACCTCCGGCTGTGGTGCCACAATCGTCGGAGCAATGGGAGCAAATCTGTAGCGAGCTGAAGAATCGTCTGACAACAAAATCGTTCAGGGCTTGGCCGGAAGCACCCGTCCCGCTCGACTTAAAGCTGACCGGCGAATCCCATAAAGGAGATTGGGAAGTCGATCAGTACGAGTTCAACTCTCAAGAGCATGCTTCTTTGCCCCTGTTTATTTTTCAGTCGTCAGCTGCCAAGAAACGGACTCCTACGCGTCTGATCGTTGTCGATCAACAGCAATGGCAAGCCTATGCCGCGTTCCTCAAGGCCCCCAACCAAGCCCCCTGCCCGCTTGGCAAGCCGAATGCCGACCAGGCCGTTGCCGTGCTGCCGGTACGTGGTATCGGCCCGACGCAGTGGAATCAGCATCCACGTAAAGATACCCACATCCGCCGTCGTTTTCTGTTGCTGGGGCAATCGCTCGATGGCATGCGAGTCTGGGACATTCGCCGCGCCGCCCAAGCCGCTACTCAAATCGGCACGGAATCTTCTGAGACCATTGATGTTGTCGCCACCGGCAACCTGGCAGGGCTGGCTGTCTATGCGGCAATCTTCGAACCAACGATCGGAGCTTTAGACTTAACCGACTTACCCGCCAACCATCGCAACGGCCCCTACTTCCTTAACGTCAGCCGCTTTATGAGCATGCCGGAAGCCCTGGCCATTGCTGGCCAGGGCCGCAGCGTCAAGCTAACCGGCGATACCGAGGTTGGTACTTACCGGCAAGAGGTACTCATGGCGATCAAGAAGTAGACGTCAATTTTCGCCTGACTAAACAAGCTTTTCTTCGCCATCTTCCAGGTAACGCACCTGATACAAATCCCTGCGGCGATCGTTCCAATTCTGGACCGATCCTTCCATGCGGTGACGCCGCAGCAGTTCTAAGTCAACGTCGTGAATCACGATGGTCTCGACGTTAGGATTGCACTCAGCCGCGACCCCATCCCGGGCGAACTCAGCGTCGCAGGGAGTAAAAATACCCGACTGGGCATAGTGAATATCAGCGTTCTCGACAAAGGGCAAGTTCCCTGTGCAACCTGAGATCGCGACGTAAACCTGATTCTCGACGCAGCGAGCTTGCGCGCAAGTTCTCACGCGCTGATAACCGTGCCGCGTGTCGGTGTTATACGGCACGAAGATCATCTCCGCCCCTTTGTCTGCCGCAATGCGGGTCAGTTCAGGGAACTCGATGTCGTAGCAAATCTGAATCGCCACGCGGCCGCAATCGGTATCGAAAACTTCGACCTTGTGCCCTGGCTCGATCCCCCACCATTTGCGCTCGCTGGGCGTGATATGAATTTTGTACTGCTTGCCGATCGAACCATCGCGGCCAAACAAGTACGCAATGTTATAAAGCGTGTCGTTCTCGAGTACGAAGTGACTTCCGCCGATCACATTCACATTAAATTTGATCGCCCTCTCTGAGAAGAACTCTAGGTAATCGGTTGTGAATTCCGCCAAACGCCGGGCGGCCAAACCTGGGCGGGTCGGCTCGACACACGAAAGAAGCTGCGTCGTAAACAGTTCGGGAAAGAGAATAAAGTCCGACTTGTAGTCGGAAGCGACATCCAAGAAGAAGTCGCATTGCTGGGCGAACTCTTCAAACGAACGAATCGAACGCATTTCGTATTGAACGGTCGTAATGCGGATGGGCTCGACCAAGTGATGAAAACGCCGCTTGGCCCCGGGGCGATAGTCGAGATTGCGCCATTCCAGGAACGTTGCGTAACCGCACGAAGCCTTGTCGCTGGGCAAATAGTTTGAAATCAAGCCTTGCAGAGCGAAACCGTTCGAGGTCTGGGCCGTAAGCACCGGATCGTACTCTGCTTTGGCGACAACCCGTTCGACATATTCGCGAGCCGACATCTTTTCGGCACATTTGTGATAGCCCGGAATACGACCACCGATGATCATCCGAGCCAAGTTCATCTCCCGGCACAATTCTTTACGAGCATCGTACAATCGCCGAGCCAATTTCAAGCCACGGTACTCTGGGTGAACCATCAGTTCGATCCCGTAGAGCGTATCCCCTTTGGGATTGTGGTTGCGAATATAACCATTGCCGGAGATCGCCTTCCAGTTGTGCCAAGCCATGTTGGGCTCGTACTGGACAATCAAGCTACCAGACGAGGCGGCAATATGGCCATCGATCTCGATAACCATTTGCCCCTTCGGAAACATCTGAATCTGGCTTTCGATATGATCCCGGCCCCAAGGCTCCATCCCGGGAAAGCAAGCTAGTTGCATTTCGACCAGGGCCTCGTAGTCTTCGATCCGCATTTGCCGCAGAACGGTTTTCCACTCGTATTCCTTCAGGTCGATCGGTTCCATCAAACGTGCCTATCTCTTAGACTGCCTTAAAGTATGCCAACGCGCAGGGCATTATCAGCGCAGAGTCCCAATTCGGCAATGACAACCCCCTTGCCGACCGATTCGATTTCACCTTACCGCAATGCCAGGAGAATTCATTCGCATGGAGTCCGAGTCGCTACAGTTTTTCGAACAAATGTTGAATACCCCCAGCCCCTCTGGCTACGAAGCACCTGTACAAGACTTGGTTCGGGAATACGCCGGAAAATTTGCCGACAAAGTCGATACTGACTTTCATGGCAACGTTATTGCTGCGGTCAATTCCGGCGGCAAAGTACGTGTCATGATGGCCGGACACTGCGATCAAATTGGACTGTTGGTCACCCAAATCGACGAAATGGGTTTCATTCGCTGTCAAACCATCGGTGGCTGGGATCCCGTTCAACTGGTCGGCCAAAAGATGGCCATTTGGACCGACCAAGGCGAAATCCCGGCGGTCATCTCGCGCAAGCCAATCCACCTTTTGACCGATTCCGAACGAAAAGCCCCCATCCAACTGAAAGACTTATGGCTCGACATCGGTGCCCAAGATCAGGCTCAAGCGAAATCACTGGTCAAAGTAGGTGATCCGGTGACCCTGCAGTTGGGCATGCAAAAGATGCAGAACGGGCTGGTATTCGGCCCGAAAATGGACGACACGACCGGCTTGTGGGTGGTGGTTGAAGCCGCACGCCGCTATGGCAAGTTTGCCAAGAAAAACTGTGCCGCTTTTGCTGCCTCGACGGTGCAGGAAGAAATTGGCCTACGAGGAGCCAAAACCAGCGCTTTCGGCATCGATCCTCATATCGGCATCGCAGTCGATGTGACCCATGCCACCGATTGCCCCACGATCGACCGGGGTGAACGGGGAGAAGTTTACCTAGGACGCGGACCGGTGATCTACCGCGGCCCGAATATGAACCCCAAAGTAGTCAGCCGCCTGATCGAAGTCGCCGAGAAACATAAGATTCCTTATCAAATCGCAGCTTTGGGCAAAGCAGCGCCGAACGACTCGAACGCCATCCAAACCACCCGAGGTGGTGTTGCGGCAGGCCTGGTGGCAATACCCAACCGATATATGCACAGCGCGGTGGAAACGATCTCGCTGGAAGATATCGACCACGCGGCGACCCTGCTGGCCGAATTCCTACACAGCATCGAAGACGACGACGATTTCCGACCGGGGATGTAGTTAAGCAGGGCCCTCTCTCTGCTAGCCAAACCGCTTGGAGGTGACCAGCACAACACGCTCTGGCACCTCCTGCCAAATTGGCAACCACCTTAATTGGCCCAATGCCGTCACATTCTCCCAGAGCGATAACCCCTTTGCCAATAGCAACTTGCAACACATTTCTCACCAAACGGCACAGTAGTTGCATATCTTGGCCTATCTCAGAGAGAGTCTGCCAAAATCTGCACCCAGGGTGCATCTGGCGGTTGTCTCTGTAACACAACGAAACAACGGTTACTCACCAAGTATGGAATAAACCGGTCGACGAGCTTTGCCCTGCTGAGGGGAATTCCCTTTCAGGAGCCCGACCGAGTGAAACCAGTTCATCCCACTAGAGGAGGATTCCAGACGTGGCAAAACAGATGGTCTTTGGAGATGACGCACGCGGGCCGCTATTGGCCGGTGTAACGAAGCTGGCACGTGCCGTGAAGAGCACGTTGGGGCCTCGTGGTCGGAATGCCGTTCTGGACAAAGGTTGGGGCTCGCCCAAGATCACAAAGGACGGCGTCACAGTTGCCGAAGACATCGAACTGGATGATGTCTACGAAAACTTGGCCTGTCAGTTGGTCAAGGAAGCTGCCAGCAAGACGAACGACGTCGCAGGCGATGGTACCACCACCGCGACCGTTCTGGCGGAAGGCATTTTCCGTGAAGGTCTTAAAATGCTGGCCGCCGGTGCCGACGGCATGGCTTTGCAGCGTGGCATTCTGAAAGCAGCCGACGCCGTTGGCGCAGCCGTTCAGAAATCGGCCACCAAGATCGACGAAAAGAGCAAGAAACAAATCGAACAAATCGCCGCGATCGCTGGCAACAACGATTCGACGATCGGTAAGGTTCTGGCCGAAGCCTTCTTGAAGGTCGGCAAAGACGGCGTTATCACCGTCGAAGAAGGCCGTGGTAGCGAAACGACCGTCGACTTTGTCGAAGGGATGCAGTTCGATCGCGGCTTCCTCTCCCCTCACTTCGTCACCGACGAAGACAGCCAAACGGTTGAACTGGATGACTGCTACGTCCTCTTGTTCGAAGAAAAAATCTCGGCCGCCAAGAAGCTCGTCCCGCTGCTGGAAGCAATTAGCAAGGCCAACAAGCCGCTGCTGATCATCGCAGAAGACGTCGACGGCGAAGCTCTGGCAACCTTGGTTGTCAACAAGATGCGTGGCATCTTGAATGTCGCCGCCGTCAAAGCTCCTGGCTACGGCGATCGCCGCAAGGCCATGCTGGGTGACATCGCGACCTTGACCGGTGGCACCGCCATCTTCAAGGATCTGGGAATCGATCTGGAAAGCGTCAAGACCTCGAACTTGGGTCGCGCCAAGAAGGTCAAGCTGACCGCCAGCGATACCGTGATCGTCGGTGGTGCGGGCAAGAAAGCCGACATCGAAGGTCGTGCCGCTCAGATCCGCAACGAGATCGAAGCGACCGACAGCGAATACGATCGCGAAAAGCTGCAAGAACGTCTGGCCAAGCTGGCCGGTGGTGTCGCCCAGATCAACTGCGGTGCCGTTACCGAAACCGAAATGAAGGAACGCAAGGACTTACTGGTCGACGCCAAGAGCGCTACCCAGGCCGCCCTGCAAGAAGGGATCGTTCCTGGTGGTGGTATCGCGTTGCTGCGAGCCGGTAAGGTCCTGAAGAAGCTTGATCTCGAAGGAGATGAAAAGCACGGTGCCGAGATCGTTGCCAAGGTGCTGGAATATCCACTCCGCACGATCGCTCAAAATGCTGGTCTGGACGGTGGCGTCGTCGTCAATCGCGTTCGCCAGCAAAAGAAGGCCTCCGAAGGTTTCAATGCCGACACCGGCAACTATGAAGACCTGATCGAAGCTGGCGTCATCGATCCAGCCAAGGTCGTTCGTACCGCTCTACAAAACGCTGCTAGTGTGGCTGCCCTGCTGCTGACAACTGATTCGCTGATCACCGAAATCCCGTCGGAAGACGAAGGCGGCGATCATCACGACCACCATGACCACGGCGGCATGGGTGGTATGGGCGGCATGGGCATGGGGGGAATGGGTGGCATGGGCATGCCCGGCATGATGTAATTCACGCCAGACCCCGTTTCTCTTATTTCACATAAACAAGTTACAAATACTCAACATACCCCTGAATAAGTTTTAAGGATAAACACCCATGGCGAAGAGTCTGAAGATTCGCACTTTGGATGACCGCGTTGTCGTACAACCGCTGGAAGCGGAAGAAACCACCGCTGGTGGTATCGTTCTGCCTGATTCGGCCCAGGAAAAGCCCCAACGCGGTACCGTGTTGGCAGTTGGCCCTGGCAAGTTGTTAGACAGCG is a genomic window containing:
- the groL gene encoding chaperonin GroEL (60 kDa chaperone family; promotes refolding of misfolded polypeptides especially under stressful conditions; forms two stacked rings of heptamers to form a barrel-shaped 14mer; ends can be capped by GroES; misfolded proteins enter the barrel where they are refolded when GroES binds), which codes for MAKQMVFGDDARGPLLAGVTKLARAVKSTLGPRGRNAVLDKGWGSPKITKDGVTVAEDIELDDVYENLACQLVKEAASKTNDVAGDGTTTATVLAEGIFREGLKMLAAGADGMALQRGILKAADAVGAAVQKSATKIDEKSKKQIEQIAAIAGNNDSTIGKVLAEAFLKVGKDGVITVEEGRGSETTVDFVEGMQFDRGFLSPHFVTDEDSQTVELDDCYVLLFEEKISAAKKLVPLLEAISKANKPLLIIAEDVDGEALATLVVNKMRGILNVAAVKAPGYGDRRKAMLGDIATLTGGTAIFKDLGIDLESVKTSNLGRAKKVKLTASDTVIVGGAGKKADIEGRAAQIRNEIEATDSEYDREKLQERLAKLAGGVAQINCGAVTETEMKERKDLLVDAKSATQAALQEGIVPGGGIALLRAGKVLKKLDLEGDEKHGAEIVAKVLEYPLRTIAQNAGLDGGVVVNRVRQQKKASEGFNADTGNYEDLIEAGVIDPAKVVRTALQNAASVAALLLTTDSLITEIPSEDEGGDHHDHHDHGGMGGMGGMGMGGMGGMGMPGMM
- a CDS encoding co-chaperone GroES, translating into MAKSLKIRTLDDRVVVQPLEAEETTAGGIVLPDSAQEKPQRGTVLAVGPGKLLDSGSRAELSVAIGDEVIYGKYSGSDIEIDGDEYKILRETEILAKVVND
- a CDS encoding bifunctional GNAT family N-acetyltransferase/carbon-nitrogen hydrolase family protein; translated protein: MEPIDLKEYEWKTVLRQMRIEDYEALVEMQLACFPGMEPWGRDHIESQIQMFPKGQMVIEIDGHIAASSGSLIVQYEPNMAWHNWKAISGNGYIRNHNPKGDTLYGIELMVHPEYRGLKLARRLYDARKELCREMNLARMIIGGRIPGYHKCAEKMSAREYVERVVAKAEYDPVLTAQTSNGFALQGLISNYLPSDKASCGYATFLEWRNLDYRPGAKRRFHHLVEPIRITTVQYEMRSIRSFEEFAQQCDFFLDVASDYKSDFILFPELFTTQLLSCVEPTRPGLAARRLAEFTTDYLEFFSERAIKFNVNVIGGSHFVLENDTLYNIAYLFGRDGSIGKQYKIHITPSERKWWGIEPGHKVEVFDTDCGRVAIQICYDIEFPELTRIAADKGAEMIFVPYNTDTRHGYQRVRTCAQARCVENQVYVAISGCTGNLPFVENADIHYAQSGIFTPCDAEFARDGVAAECNPNVETIVIHDVDLELLRRHRMEGSVQNWNDRRRDLYQVRYLEDGEEKLV
- a CDS encoding prolyl oligopeptidase family serine peptidase, which codes for MRLLASPLILLLLASFASAQEPLPGDKWVKKYLTAETARVTNDPLKQIKSLDQWEANKAEYRRQVQEMLGLDPLPERGDLQATITGQIERDGIVVENLHFQSSPHLYVTANLYRPAKVEGKLPAILYVCGHGKVKIDGVSYGNKSHYQHHGAWFARHGFVCLVVDSLELGEIEGTHKGLYSDQRRWWTNRGYTSAGVEAWNCIRSLDYLQSRDEVDGDRLGVTGRSGGGAYSWWVAALDDRIKAAVPVAGVTDLKNHVVDNCVEGHCDCMYWVNTYQHDYTLLPALVAPRPLMIGNTDRDGIFPLDGVNRCYFAARDIYELYGKAPNLALTITPGPHKDTQQLRIPAFHWLREHLQGESPPITDVALPLFTPQELQVFTKLPVDEINTTIDETFVAVAPPAVVPQSSEQWEQICSELKNRLTTKSFRAWPEAPVPLDLKLTGESHKGDWEVDQYEFNSQEHASLPLFIFQSSAAKKRTPTRLIVVDQQQWQAYAAFLKAPNQAPCPLGKPNADQAVAVLPVRGIGPTQWNQHPRKDTHIRRRFLLLGQSLDGMRVWDIRRAAQAATQIGTESSETIDVVATGNLAGLAVYAAIFEPTIGALDLTDLPANHRNGPYFLNVSRFMSMPEALAIAGQGRSVKLTGDTEVGTYRQEVLMAIKK
- a CDS encoding M42 family metallopeptidase, which codes for MESESLQFFEQMLNTPSPSGYEAPVQDLVREYAGKFADKVDTDFHGNVIAAVNSGGKVRVMMAGHCDQIGLLVTQIDEMGFIRCQTIGGWDPVQLVGQKMAIWTDQGEIPAVISRKPIHLLTDSERKAPIQLKDLWLDIGAQDQAQAKSLVKVGDPVTLQLGMQKMQNGLVFGPKMDDTTGLWVVVEAARRYGKFAKKNCAAFAASTVQEEIGLRGAKTSAFGIDPHIGIAVDVTHATDCPTIDRGERGEVYLGRGPVIYRGPNMNPKVVSRLIEVAEKHKIPYQIAALGKAAPNDSNAIQTTRGGVAAGLVAIPNRYMHSAVETISLEDIDHAATLLAEFLHSIEDDDDFRPGM